One Cellulomonas sp. Y8 DNA segment encodes these proteins:
- a CDS encoding ABC transporter permease: MATSVTTRASGARSAPDAPVTARRSWFRNAAPTLTFLGRRLVSSAIVLLGATFIVYMLLAYSLDPLEELRTSTAPNKEALIAARIQALDLNTPPVIRYFKWLGSLLTGDLGSSWVTGQPVSALLSSAIPSTVQLVAASTFLAIGLGVLVGIVSALRQYTRFDYSVTFMSFVLYSLPSFWVAVLLKLWGAIGFNDFLADPHVPPLWIALLSVISGVLWSSIIGGTTRTRWVSFGAAVVATAAALLFISNTGWLLNPSLGLVGVLALGVGIAFGIVALTAGLQNRRALYASLTTAAIGAALYYPLQYAFVNASWGLMALLAVAALAVGLVVGYLFGGYDRVVSMRAAAVTAVGVGVLLFVDRVMAVWYPYSNASQINGRPIATIGSQTPGLSGDFWVESLDKFTHLILPTIALILISFASYTRYSRASLLEVMNQDYIRTARAKGLSERVVTTRHAFRNALIPLATVVPLDIAALFGGAIITERIFSWSGMGALFIKSLGAKDADPIMGYFLVTGTLLVLANIVVDFVYAALDPRIRVNS, encoded by the coding sequence ATGGCCACCTCTGTGACGACCCGTGCCTCCGGCGCGCGCTCCGCGCCCGACGCACCGGTCACGGCCCGCCGTTCCTGGTTCAGGAACGCGGCGCCCACCCTGACGTTCCTCGGGCGACGCCTCGTGTCGTCCGCGATCGTGCTGCTCGGAGCGACGTTCATCGTCTACATGCTCCTCGCGTACTCCCTCGACCCCCTCGAGGAGCTGCGGACCAGCACCGCCCCCAACAAGGAGGCGCTGATCGCGGCACGGATCCAGGCGCTGGACCTGAACACCCCGCCGGTGATCCGGTACTTCAAGTGGCTGGGCTCGCTGCTCACCGGTGACCTCGGCTCCAGCTGGGTCACGGGGCAGCCGGTCTCCGCCCTGCTGAGCTCCGCGATCCCGAGCACCGTCCAGCTCGTCGCCGCGTCGACGTTCCTCGCGATCGGCCTCGGCGTCCTCGTCGGCATCGTGTCGGCCCTGCGCCAGTACACGCGCTTCGACTACAGCGTGACGTTCATGTCGTTCGTCCTGTACTCGCTGCCGTCCTTCTGGGTCGCCGTGCTGCTCAAGCTCTGGGGCGCCATCGGCTTCAACGACTTCCTGGCGGACCCGCACGTCCCGCCGCTGTGGATCGCCCTGCTGTCGGTGATCTCCGGCGTGCTGTGGTCGTCGATCATCGGCGGCACGACGCGCACCCGCTGGGTCTCGTTCGGCGCCGCGGTCGTCGCGACGGCCGCCGCGCTGCTGTTCATCTCGAACACCGGGTGGCTGCTGAACCCGAGCCTCGGCCTGGTGGGCGTCCTCGCCCTCGGCGTGGGCATCGCGTTCGGCATCGTGGCGCTGACCGCCGGCCTGCAGAACCGCCGCGCGCTGTACGCGTCCCTCACCACCGCCGCGATCGGCGCCGCGCTCTACTACCCGCTGCAGTACGCGTTCGTGAACGCGAGCTGGGGCCTGATGGCGCTGCTCGCCGTCGCCGCCCTCGCGGTGGGCCTCGTGGTCGGCTACCTGTTCGGCGGCTACGACCGCGTCGTCTCGATGCGTGCCGCCGCGGTCACCGCGGTCGGCGTCGGCGTGCTGCTGTTCGTCGACCGCGTCATGGCGGTCTGGTACCCGTACTCGAACGCCTCTCAGATCAACGGCCGGCCGATCGCGACCATCGGGTCGCAGACGCCGGGCCTGTCCGGCGACTTCTGGGTGGAGTCGCTCGACAAGTTCACGCACCTGATCCTGCCGACGATCGCCCTGATCCTCATCTCGTTCGCGAGCTACACCCGGTACTCCCGGGCGAGCCTGCTCGAGGTGATGAACCAGGACTACATCCGCACCGCGCGGGCCAAGGGCCTGTCGGAGCGGGTCGTCACCACGCGGCACGCCTTCCGCAACGCGCTGATCCCGCTCGCGACCGTCGTGCCGCTCGACATCGCGGCCCTGTTCGGCGGCGCGATCATCACCGAGCGCATCTTCTCGTGGAGCGGCATGGGCGCGCTGTTCATCAAGTCCCTCGGCGCCAAGGACGCGGACCCGATCATGGGGTACTTCCTCGTGACCGGCACGCTCCTCGTCCTCGCCAACATCGTCGTCGACTTCGTGTACGCGGCGCTCGACCCCCGGATCCGGGTGAACTCATGA
- the typA gene encoding translational GTPase TypA: MTVPTSPTGTRVRGDLRNVAIVAHVDHGKTTLVDAMLHQSGAFGAHAHVDERAMDSGDLEREKGITILAKNTAVRYAGPAAAAAGEPGGITINVIDTPGHADFGGEVERGLSMVDGVVLLVDASEGPLPQTRFVLRKALAAKLPVILVVNKVDRPDSRITEVVAEATDLLLGLASDLHDEVEDLDLDAILDVPVVYAAAKAGRASLAQPADGGLPDSENLEPLFQTILEKIPAPTYTEGAPLQAHVTNLDASPFLGRLALLRIFNGELTKGQTVAWARHDGTMQNVRITELLETKALDRVPTEKAGPGDIVAVAGIADITIGETLTDPDDPRPLPLITVDDPAISMTIGINTSPLAGKGGKGHKVTARQVKDRLDSELIGNVSLRVVPTDRPDAWEVQGRGELALAILVEQMRREGFELTVGKPQVVTKKIDGKVHEPVERMTIDVPEEYLGAVTQLLAQRKGRMETMSNHGTGWVRMEFLVPSRGLIGFRTRFLTDTRGTGIASSIAEGYEPWAGPIETRVAGSLVADRAGAVTPFAMINLQERGSFFVDPTQEVYEGMIVGENSRAEDMDVNITKEKKLTNMRSSTADNFENLVPPRHLTLEESLEFAREDECVEVTPEVVRIRKVILDQTERARAVARTKRA; this comes from the coding sequence ATGACTGTGCCCACCTCGCCCACGGGCACGCGCGTGCGCGGCGACCTGCGCAACGTCGCGATCGTCGCGCACGTCGACCACGGCAAGACCACGCTGGTCGACGCGATGCTCCACCAGTCCGGCGCCTTCGGTGCGCACGCCCACGTGGACGAGCGCGCGATGGACTCGGGCGACCTCGAGCGCGAGAAGGGCATCACCATCCTCGCGAAGAACACCGCGGTCCGGTACGCCGGCCCCGCGGCGGCCGCGGCGGGCGAGCCCGGTGGCATCACGATCAACGTGATCGACACCCCGGGCCACGCCGACTTCGGCGGCGAGGTCGAGCGCGGCCTGTCGATGGTCGACGGCGTCGTGCTGCTCGTCGACGCGTCCGAGGGCCCGCTGCCCCAGACCCGGTTCGTGCTGCGCAAGGCGCTGGCCGCGAAGCTCCCGGTCATCCTGGTCGTCAACAAGGTCGACCGCCCGGACTCCCGCATCACCGAGGTCGTCGCCGAGGCGACCGACCTGCTGCTGGGCCTGGCGTCCGACCTGCACGACGAGGTCGAGGACCTGGACCTCGACGCGATCCTCGACGTCCCGGTCGTGTACGCCGCCGCCAAGGCCGGCCGCGCCTCGCTCGCCCAGCCCGCCGACGGCGGCCTGCCGGACTCGGAGAACCTGGAGCCGCTGTTCCAGACGATCCTCGAGAAGATCCCGGCGCCGACCTACACCGAGGGCGCGCCGCTGCAGGCGCACGTCACCAACCTCGACGCCTCGCCGTTCCTCGGCCGGCTCGCGCTGCTCCGCATCTTCAACGGCGAGCTCACCAAGGGCCAGACCGTGGCCTGGGCGCGGCACGACGGCACGATGCAGAACGTCCGCATCACCGAGCTGCTCGAGACCAAGGCGCTCGACCGCGTCCCGACCGAGAAGGCCGGCCCTGGCGACATCGTCGCGGTCGCGGGCATCGCCGACATCACCATCGGCGAGACCCTGACCGACCCCGACGACCCGCGGCCGCTGCCGCTCATCACGGTCGACGACCCGGCGATCTCGATGACCATCGGCATCAACACCTCGCCGCTGGCCGGCAAGGGCGGCAAGGGCCACAAGGTCACCGCCCGCCAGGTCAAGGACCGCCTCGACTCGGAGCTCATCGGCAACGTGTCGCTCCGCGTCGTCCCGACCGACCGCCCCGACGCCTGGGAGGTCCAGGGCCGCGGCGAGCTCGCCCTGGCGATCCTGGTCGAGCAGATGCGCCGCGAGGGCTTCGAGCTCACCGTCGGCAAGCCCCAGGTCGTCACCAAGAAGATCGACGGCAAGGTGCACGAGCCGGTCGAGCGCATGACGATCGACGTGCCCGAGGAGTACCTGGGCGCCGTCACGCAGCTGCTCGCGCAGCGCAAGGGCCGCATGGAGACGATGTCGAACCACGGCACCGGCTGGGTCCGCATGGAGTTCCTGGTCCCGTCGCGCGGCCTCATCGGCTTCCGCACCCGGTTCCTCACCGACACCCGCGGCACCGGCATCGCCTCGTCGATCGCCGAGGGCTACGAGCCGTGGGCGGGCCCGATCGAGACCCGGGTCGCCGGCTCGCTGGTCGCCGACCGCGCCGGCGCCGTGACGCCGTTCGCGATGATCAACCTGCAGGAGCGCGGGTCGTTCTTCGTCGACCCGACGCAGGAGGTCTACGAGGGCATGATCGTCGGCGAGAACTCCCGCGCCGAGGACATGGACGTCAACATCACCAAGGAGAAGAAGCTCACCAACATGCGCTCCTCCACGGCCGACAACTTCGAGAACCTGGTGCCGCCGCGGCACCTGACCCTCGAGGAGTCGCTGGAGTTCGCCCGCGAGGACGAGTGCGTCGAGGTGACCCCCGAGGTCGTCCGCATCCGCAAGGTGATCCTGGACCAGACGGAGCGCGCCCGGGCCGTGGCCCGCACCAAGCGCGCCTGA
- a CDS encoding ABC transporter permease: MSITPPLEPNEGITDPKAAVENTENAIELKEVEGLSQGRIVLRRFLRHRGAMISAIVLLGVVILVTTSIGWGPIPGWWKYGYRETSDIVNAGGAPTMGFENGSFQFGDHPFGQDNIGHDGFALVMRGTQQSLTVMVVIGLLSTTIGVLVGAAAGFFRGRLDDLLMRFTDMIITIPVIMIGAILGVLVGGANPWSLAIALSLVSWTNMARLVRGQFLTLREREFVDAARVAGASNGRIMFKHILPNAVGVIIVNATLLMASAILLETALSYLGFGINSPEVSLGQLINEYQTAFATRPWLFWWPGLFIVTIALCVNFIGDGLRDAFDPRQRRIPTRRALARADARKAKSQARAAARA, translated from the coding sequence ATGAGCATCACTCCTCCCCTCGAGCCGAACGAGGGCATCACCGACCCGAAGGCCGCGGTCGAGAACACCGAGAACGCGATCGAGCTCAAGGAGGTCGAGGGCCTCTCGCAGGGCCGCATCGTCCTGCGGCGGTTCCTCCGGCACCGCGGTGCGATGATCTCCGCGATCGTCCTGCTCGGCGTCGTGATCCTGGTGACCACGTCCATCGGCTGGGGCCCGATCCCCGGCTGGTGGAAGTACGGCTACCGCGAGACCAGCGACATCGTGAACGCCGGCGGCGCCCCGACGATGGGCTTCGAGAACGGCTCGTTCCAGTTCGGCGACCACCCGTTCGGCCAGGACAACATCGGCCACGACGGCTTCGCCCTGGTCATGCGCGGCACGCAGCAGTCGTTGACGGTCATGGTCGTCATCGGCCTGCTGTCGACCACGATCGGCGTGCTGGTCGGCGCCGCGGCCGGGTTCTTCCGCGGCCGCCTGGACGACCTGCTCATGCGGTTCACCGACATGATCATCACGATCCCGGTCATCATGATCGGCGCCATCCTCGGCGTGCTGGTCGGCGGCGCGAACCCGTGGTCGCTGGCCATCGCCCTGTCGCTGGTGTCGTGGACGAACATGGCGCGGCTCGTGCGCGGCCAGTTCCTCACCCTGCGCGAGCGGGAGTTCGTGGACGCGGCCCGCGTGGCCGGCGCCTCGAACGGCCGGATCATGTTCAAGCACATCCTGCCGAACGCCGTCGGCGTGATCATCGTCAACGCGACGCTGCTCATGGCCTCGGCGATCCTGCTCGAGACCGCGCTGTCGTACCTGGGCTTCGGCATCAACAGCCCCGAGGTCTCCCTGGGGCAGCTCATCAACGAGTACCAGACCGCGTTCGCCACGCGGCCCTGGCTGTTCTGGTGGCCAGGCCTGTTCATCGTGACGATCGCGCTCTGCGTGAACTTCATCGGTGACGGCCTGCGGGACGCCTTCGACCCGCGGCAGCGGCGCATCCCGACCAGGCGGGCCCTGGCCCGTGCGGACGCGCGCAAGGCCAAGTCCCAGGCGCGGGCCGCGGCCAGGGCCTGA
- a CDS encoding ABC transporter ATP-binding protein — protein sequence MSTDFATAPGGPGTPAPGAKAPILEVRDLTVEFFVDGEWFPAAQDVSYDVRPGEVLAIVGKSGSGKTQSSMSLIGLLPPNGRSSGSAKLAGRELLGLNHKQLSRVRGNEVAVIFQEPMTALNPVYTVGFQIIETLRVHFDMTPKQARERAIELLRLVDLPNPEESVDKYPHQLSGGQRQRAMIAQALACEPKLLIADEPTTALDVTVQAEILKLMRDLRHRVDAGIILITHDMGVVADLSDRVMVMKNGRVVESGSADEVFNRPQHEYTRQLLDAVPHLGSETYAAQGLHGEHPVAEAEGTVQVTERAGVDPFGTAAPAAAPGFALEAKGLVIEYPGRGRVPAFRAINGIDLTIGKGEVVGLVGESGSGKTTVGRAAVGLLPVAGGSLSVNGVELAGIKPKDLRAVRQDVSIVFQDPGSSLNPRLPIGESIGEPLKLHKIASGADLDRRVESLLDRVHLPRAMRNRYPHELSGGQRQRVGIARALALSPKLLIADEPTSALDVSVQARVLELFQELQREYGFACLFISHDLAVVEILSNRIAVMSKGDLVEVGPREQILRSPQQDYTRRLLAAVPVPNPAEQKLRREERDRLLAAAAPAGTSAAQAAVADGERVQAFEDEQITNAGRYDGNIRPRGGSGV from the coding sequence GTGTCCACTGACTTCGCCACCGCCCCCGGCGGCCCGGGCACCCCGGCCCCCGGCGCCAAGGCGCCGATCCTCGAGGTCCGCGACCTCACGGTCGAGTTCTTCGTCGACGGCGAGTGGTTCCCGGCCGCCCAGGACGTCAGCTACGACGTCCGCCCGGGCGAGGTCCTCGCGATCGTCGGCAAGTCCGGCTCCGGCAAGACCCAGTCGTCGATGTCGCTGATCGGCCTGCTGCCCCCGAACGGCCGCTCGTCCGGCTCGGCGAAGCTGGCGGGCCGGGAGCTGCTCGGGCTGAACCACAAGCAGCTCAGCCGGGTGCGCGGCAACGAGGTCGCCGTCATCTTCCAGGAGCCGATGACGGCGCTGAACCCGGTGTACACCGTCGGGTTCCAGATCATCGAGACCCTGCGCGTGCACTTCGACATGACGCCGAAGCAGGCGCGCGAGCGCGCGATCGAGCTGCTGCGCCTCGTCGATCTGCCGAACCCGGAGGAGTCGGTCGACAAGTACCCGCACCAGCTCTCCGGCGGCCAGCGGCAGCGCGCGATGATCGCCCAGGCGCTCGCCTGCGAGCCCAAGCTGCTCATCGCGGACGAGCCGACCACGGCCCTCGACGTCACCGTCCAGGCCGAGATCCTCAAGCTCATGCGCGACCTGCGGCACCGCGTCGACGCCGGCATCATCCTCATCACCCACGACATGGGCGTGGTCGCGGACCTGTCCGACCGCGTCATGGTGATGAAGAACGGCCGCGTCGTGGAGTCGGGCTCGGCGGACGAGGTGTTCAACCGCCCGCAGCACGAGTACACCCGCCAGCTGCTCGACGCGGTCCCGCACCTCGGCTCCGAGACGTACGCCGCCCAGGGCCTGCACGGCGAGCACCCGGTGGCCGAGGCCGAGGGCACCGTGCAGGTCACCGAGCGCGCGGGCGTCGACCCGTTCGGCACCGCCGCGCCGGCCGCCGCCCCGGGCTTCGCGCTCGAGGCCAAGGGTCTGGTCATCGAGTACCCGGGCCGCGGTCGCGTCCCCGCGTTCCGCGCCATCAACGGCATCGACCTGACCATCGGCAAGGGCGAGGTCGTCGGCCTGGTCGGCGAGTCCGGCTCCGGCAAGACCACCGTCGGCCGCGCCGCGGTCGGCCTGCTCCCGGTGGCCGGCGGCTCGCTCTCGGTCAACGGCGTCGAGCTGGCCGGCATCAAGCCGAAGGACCTGCGCGCCGTCCGCCAGGACGTCTCGATCGTGTTCCAGGACCCGGGCTCCTCGCTGAACCCGCGCCTGCCGATCGGCGAGTCCATCGGCGAGCCGCTCAAGCTGCACAAGATCGCCTCGGGCGCCGACCTGGACCGCCGGGTCGAGTCGCTGCTGGACCGGGTGCACCTGCCCCGCGCCATGCGGAACCGCTACCCGCACGAGCTGTCCGGCGGCCAGCGCCAGCGCGTCGGCATCGCCCGCGCCCTGGCCCTGTCGCCCAAGCTGCTCATCGCCGACGAGCCGACCTCCGCGCTCGACGTGTCGGTGCAGGCGCGCGTGCTGGAGCTGTTCCAGGAGCTGCAGCGCGAGTACGGGTTCGCCTGCCTGTTCATCAGCCACGACCTCGCGGTCGTCGAGATCCTGTCCAACCGGATCGCCGTGATGAGCAAGGGCGACCTGGTCGAGGTCGGCCCGCGCGAGCAGATCCTCCGCTCGCCGCAGCAGGACTACACCCGGCGCCTGCTCGCCGCCGTCCCCGTGCCGAACCCGGCGGAGCAGAAGCTCCGCCGCGAGGAGCGGGACCGGCTGCTGGCCGCGGCCGCCCCGGCCGGCACCTCGGCCGCGCAGGCCGCGGTGGCCGACGGGGAGCGCGTGCAGGCGTTCGAGGACGAGCAGATCACCAACGCGGGCCGCTACGACGGCAACATCCGCCCCCGCGGCGGCTCGGGCGTCTGA
- a CDS encoding PH domain-containing protein, with translation MVSADVVEYRPAFGRVLAVVVAVLGLGGLVTGLVADAGATWPYVAPVVLVVLWVWAAYWRPAVLVSPAGVELRNVTRTIELPWPTIQRVDTRYALTLHTAYGDYAAWAAPAPSRARVATAGKDDVANLPGSTYGPGGTVRPGDLASSASGQAALIVRARWEELRDAGVLDDPRLERATPRVRWHAGTLAAIAVLIAASVLTVAL, from the coding sequence ATGGTCTCGGCGGACGTGGTGGAGTACAGGCCGGCCTTCGGCCGGGTTCTGGCGGTGGTCGTGGCGGTCCTGGGCCTCGGTGGCCTCGTGACCGGGCTGGTGGCCGACGCGGGGGCCACGTGGCCCTACGTGGCACCGGTGGTGCTGGTGGTGCTCTGGGTCTGGGCGGCCTACTGGCGCCCGGCCGTGCTGGTCAGCCCCGCGGGCGTCGAGCTCCGGAACGTCACCCGGACGATCGAGCTGCCCTGGCCGACGATCCAGCGGGTCGACACCCGCTACGCGCTCACGCTGCACACCGCCTACGGCGACTACGCCGCGTGGGCGGCGCCGGCGCCGAGCCGGGCCCGGGTGGCCACCGCCGGCAAGGACGACGTGGCGAACCTCCCCGGCTCGACCTACGGCCCCGGCGGCACCGTGCGCCCCGGCGACCTCGCGTCGAGCGCCTCCGGCCAGGCGGCCCTCATCGTGCGGGCCCGCTGGGAGGAGCTGCGCGACGCGGGCGTCCTGGACGACCCCCGCCTCGAGCGCGCGACCCCGCGGGTCCGCTGGCACGCCGGCACGCTGGCCGCGATCGCCGTGCTGATCGCGGCCAGCGTGCTGACCGTGGCGCTCTGA
- a CDS encoding PIG-L family deacetylase → MTDAASTPTRTGGVLAVHAHPDDETLSTGALLATWAAAGLSATVVTCTRGERGEVIGARSAALEGDGEALARHRERELAAAVASLGATQHFLDALPLPAEPAHPADPAHPADLAERADDVPSAPVEGTSSARSAQGVPGARYEDSGMSWVGTGRAGAAGEVPARALVGVPLDVAAGRLAGLLRERRPDLVVTYEPGGGYGHPDHVRAHALTMRAVELAAGAGGWAPAVAWAVAPADALRAGYAALAADPTARAVLAAAADDRRATREGPLELPDPAGPLPSVATDAPADLVVEVLPVRDRLLAALRAHATQVQAVTPLDHPDAVACYALSNLVLAPVLPRESYAWAPGRAPAGPLPLP, encoded by the coding sequence ATGACCGACGCCGCGAGCACGCCGACCCGCACGGGTGGCGTGCTCGCGGTGCACGCGCACCCGGACGACGAGACGCTGTCGACCGGGGCGCTGCTCGCGACCTGGGCCGCGGCCGGGCTCTCCGCGACCGTGGTGACCTGCACCCGAGGCGAGCGCGGCGAGGTGATCGGCGCGCGGTCGGCGGCCCTGGAGGGCGACGGCGAGGCGCTGGCACGGCACCGCGAGCGCGAGCTGGCCGCGGCGGTCGCGTCCCTGGGCGCGACCCAGCACTTCCTCGACGCCCTCCCGCTCCCGGCGGAGCCCGCCCACCCCGCGGACCCCGCCCACCCCGCCGACCTCGCCGAGCGGGCAGACGATGTCCCCTCCGCGCCCGTCGAGGGGACATCGTCTGCCCGCTCGGCGCAGGGGGTGCCGGGAGCGCGGTACGAGGACTCGGGGATGAGCTGGGTCGGGACCGGGCGTGCCGGGGCCGCGGGGGAGGTGCCCGCCCGCGCGCTCGTGGGCGTGCCGCTCGACGTCGCCGCGGGGCGGCTGGCCGGGCTGCTGCGCGAGCGGCGGCCGGACCTGGTCGTGACCTACGAGCCGGGCGGCGGGTACGGGCACCCGGACCACGTGCGGGCGCACGCGCTCACGATGCGGGCGGTGGAGCTGGCCGCCGGCGCGGGCGGCTGGGCGCCCGCCGTCGCGTGGGCCGTGGCCCCCGCCGACGCCCTGCGCGCGGGGTACGCCGCCCTCGCCGCCGACCCGACCGCCCGGGCCGTGCTGGCCGCCGCCGCGGACGACCGCCGGGCGACCCGCGAGGGCCCGCTCGAGCTGCCCGACCCGGCGGGCCCGCTGCCGTCGGTCGCGACCGACGCGCCCGCGGACCTGGTCGTGGAGGTGCTGCCTGTCCGGGACCGCCTGCTCGCGGCGCTGCGCGCGCACGCCACCCAGGTCCAGGCGGTCACGCCGCTCGACCACCCGGACGCCGTGGCCTGCTACGCCCTGTCGAACCTCGTGCTCGCCCCGGTCCTGCCGCGGGAGTCGTACGCCTGGGCCCCGGGCCGCGCCCCCGCCGGCCCGCTCCCGCTGCCCTGA